TCCCTTTTTCCGCGTTCTCTTATAGGAAAAGTCTTGTGCCTCCTAGTCCTCCAACATCAGCAGCTGCCATGGGTGCTACCGACACGGATTATCCAGACGTTTCTGTTGATAGTATTTATGACTCCTTTCATACGGTAGCCAACGATGCTCCTGGTGTACTCAGCCCTgtccaaaaacaatgatAGTACCATGCTGGTAATTTTACGACTGATTCTGTCGTGCATTTATGATggcatttttctttctatttctttatcTTATTTTCCAcatttcattcttttttcaacacTTCCATagaaacatttctttttatgattGTGTTTATGATATCTACATGTTCTTTCATACTCAGCACTACGTCCAAATAAATGGTTCCTATGAATTGCCATCTGTTTCTATTCGACAAACGAGTTGATTTGTCCTAGTAAACTCACCTTTCAAGCTCGattgttttccaaaatctGATCCGTAATACAAATTCACCTATTTCTTGCTTCCTTTCCAACATCGGCAACTCTTCGAAAATACAATGTCGGATACAATAAGAACAAAAAACGTTTGGGAAATGACCTTGATACGCCTTATGTttgcaaacaaagaaaccttttgtcttttctctCGGCCCATGCATTTTTTTCCGACCTCTTTGTGAAAGATCCATTGGAACGTAATAGCTCAACAACTGTTCGCTTGCTTcaaacaattttattttcttacAAAGATACTAAATGTTTCACTGATCATCTTTTGGATAAATCCACTTCGTTGGTTTTACCTTCCAGATTACCCAGTAAGGGAATAGGAAGCCACTGTTACATATTCTATTTGTTTTAGATTTGTTTTAGATAAATAAGAAGTATGTACTCGATCATATTCAAGTATCTAGTCACATTTCCCTTTATCCGTATATATTTTAGTATTGTGTTTATGTTACTTGCTTTGTCACTTCCTCTCTGTTGCTAACCGCGGTAAGTAAGAAGTTCTGCCTCGGAATTCCCTCCTACCTTAGTGATCATATAGTAGTTGTAAGCAAGGAAGAGATCGGTTTCTGCTATGGCAATGAAATGCtcattcaaaagaaaatacacAAGTCTACCttaaaaatttataaaatacaCTTTTAGAATTTAACTTTTAACTAAGCTGTTTTTGCATTGTAAGATTCTCACTTTTCGTACGTCTCTTCATTGGAAGAAATTTAATTAAGAGTACTTGTCGTTTCACAAACCCTTGTCGTGTCCAAGACCACCATGGCATCCAATTCTATCAAGATTTTTGCGGGAAACTCTCATCCTGAACTTGCTGAGAAGGTTGCAAAACGGTATGTTGAGCATATTTTGAGAAGCTTTCATGATGACAAATGATGGAGaaagaatggaagaatGAGGGCTGAAGACGAAACGTCAAAATACATGAGAAAAAGACTAACGAAACTCCTTTGTCTAGAATTGGACTTAGCTTGGGAAAAGCTGCCGTCGTTCAGTACTCGAATCGTGAAACTTCCGTCACTATTGGAGAATCTGTTCGAGATGAAGATGTCTTTATCCTCCAAACAGGTTGTGGCTCCATCAACGACCACTTGATGGAGTTGCTTATTATGATAAATGCTTGTCGTTCAGCTAGTGCTCGTCGTATTACTGCTATCATCCCTTGTTTTCCTTATGCTCGTCAAGACAAGAAGGACAAAAGTCGTGCCCCTATTACTGCGCGCCTTGTTGCCAATATGTTGCAAACCGCTGGTTGTAATCATATAATTACCATGGATCTTCATGCTTCTCAAATTCAAGGGTTCTTTAATGTCCCTGTGGATAACCTTTATGCAGAGCCATCTGTCTTACGTTATATCCgtgaaaaaatcaatacAAGCGTCAATCCTGCAGTGATCGTCTCTCCTGATGCAGGTGGTGCTAAGCGTGCGACTGCCTTGGCCGACCGCTTAGATTTGGACTTTGCGTTGATTcacaaagaaagacaaaaagcCAACGAAGTTTCTCGTATGGTTTTGGTTGGTGATGTCCGTGATAAGCTAGCCATCTTGGTTGATGACATGGCTGACACTTGCGGTACTCTTGGTTTGGCTGCTAAGACATTAAAAGACAACGGTGCAAAGGCTGTGTATGCTATTGTCACTCATGGTATTTTGAGTGGCAAAGCTATCCGTGTCATCAATGATAGTGCTTTAGAGAAGGTTATTTGCACTAACACCATCCCTCATGATGATAAGCGCAGAATTTGCGACAAAATTGAAACGATCGATATTTCTGGTGTTTTAGCTGAATGTATCCGTCGCATCCATCATGGCGAAAgtgtttctgttttatttaGCGTTGCTCCTGCGTAGTTTCCTTGGTGAGTTGGTATTTTCCTCCTTTCTCTTCGATTTACCTATCCTTACTTTCCTTTCTACAGGTTAGCATTCACCTTTATTCGTTTTTGTTGTGTTAGTATGGTCTTGCTTTTGGAATCAAACTTCTTTATgtcatttaaaaaaaaaattacataTTATTTGATCAGTcccctttttttctatttttcgTCAGAAAGCAGTATTTGATGTGGATACTTAGATTATGCGGTGCGTTTTGAATCGTAGTAACGTTTATGAAATATATTATAAAAGGAAGTTATGTTATTTTAATGCTTATCATCTTCTTATAGCCTAATAGTTCACACTTATGCATTCGTAATGgtttcaattttcttgAGAAGGTATTGGTATCGTCCCTGTCGTTGAGGGTCAACTTGCTGAAGGGTATGTATTAAGGAAACCCATGTCGTCTGTTCTTGCTTTGTAGTTTTCTGATTTGACAATATTCGAATTAAGAGTCCGTACTCGATAAGAAGCTCACAGCACCCTAAATTATCACAGGTCAGTATGAGGAAGACATATTACAATTCGATTTGCAATCCTTTGGACAAAATAGCTTCTGTTTCTCTATTTGCAACTACGTACTCCGAAGGAATGCCAATGCTATACTTACACTTATTTTCAGGTTCCAGTTCATGTAGCTCCTCAAGAAGCTGGATTTCTTGAGCGATGTATTGGATACGCTCTTCTGTTGATAAAACAGAAAGGATAGGAGGTGCGCCAACCTGATTGCAATGACCCATGAGCCAACGATGATAAATCCATATGCTCGAATCATCCGGGTCTGTAAACGCAGCTTGATGGATCGTGTCCAATTCTGATAAACCGTTAGAATTCTATTTATACTTCAATGAAAGAGTTATATCAacagaaataaaagtaaatttaCCTTCTTGTAAAATCTTCTGTGCTAATTGCCTTCGAAGCTCGGGATCAGtctcttttttgataataaaTTCAAGCAACTTCGTACGGTTATGCCATGCTGAGAAATTACTAAAGTTAGTGGCAATCGCGCTTGAAGTATACTGCAGCTCTTTTCCCGCCAAGTCATAGtttccttgcttttctatttgCGTTACAACATATCGTCTATAATGCCATCCGTGAACTATTACAAGTTAGCCAGCCAGTTAAAACAAGTAACGCAGCGTACAATTTCTAGCATCAGCACtcaaaagtttttcagTTATCATCATTTCGTAATTCCAATTGGGATACGGAGCGTTTTCAAGGCACCAGCGTCTATGATTGAATATCCAATATACTTTAGGGAacattttcatctttgaaAGGACATATTGCAACTCCTTGTCTAACACATCTTGCTTCTCATTGACGGATCTAGTTTAATCATTAGCAATTCACAATTCGATGCAATCGTATACTCAATTGAATTCAGCTCATAcatatttggaaaaacgCTAGATAGGTATATTTCTCTTCGGTAATTCCAAACGCTATATGTTTCAGGATTCCAATCCAAAAGTTCGGTGGTCAGCTTCAGCTTTTCAGAAGAATAGTCTTTTAGTTGTCTCTTAAtcttgttattttttgtttcgaATTGGATGTTAACGTACGGCTCTCTGAAATTGCTCAATTAAACCTTTGTATTCTTgaattttggttttttccttctcgAGTTTCAAGCGTTTCTGTTCTTCATTTAACTTTACTCTTAATATTCCATGCTTTTCAGGTTAATTTGTCATATATATAGTCATTCCATACCATTGTAATTTTACTAATGGAAATGAGCTGTATAGATGCTTCATGTACGAAGAGAACAAAACCGTGAAAATCAAGGTGAAGCATATTGAGATTTTCTTTCAGTGTATATTAAGTAAATTCTTATAtaattttaaatatttcatAGTCTCAAACAACGTTTGATTGTACACTGTTGTATTAGGTCCAAGTAGATTCTGTTCAAAATACCAGAATGAACATGCCTAAAATAGGATTCTTGCGCTATATATGAACAATTCATGAACTTTTCAAACAGTCTTCTCTGTGGCATAAATGCTGGAGAAGACAACATATTTAGAGATTTTAAATACCCATTGAATAGCAACGAATGCTTCATGGCATTCCAAAAAACTTtcttatttgttttattcgatttttttctcctgTTATAGCTGAGTTGCCAAGGAATTCACAGAAATTTATCCCTATGCAATCTTAGTTAGAGACATGTCAATACAGAAAATCACTACCAAAAACCCAAACCAGAGTATTGAATTATTTAAAACTAATACTAAATGCCTAAGCATTTGTTCCATCTCCCACCCAGGGTGAATTCAATACCACTAGGCCAAGCCTTGCGAGTAACAGTATCACATATTTATACTGTGAGCAAGTGAGAATAGTCTTtccaaacaaataaaactaAGATGTAGCAATACAGCGATCATAATATATTCCTTGcatatttaaaaattggCTGTCTATTCCATCAATTTGGTACTCACGTAAAACGCCCAAAAAGTTACACTTTCGAAATAAGAGTAGACATATAGAGCCCTTTTAATGTTCTTGAGTAGTACGCCGTTTTAAGAATCTTGGAAGCAATGAATGGAGTCCTTGAAAAGACACACCATAATGAGTCTTCagcatttttaaaatataaaaaactGATATAAATTCAGAATTCTTAAAAGATAAAGCTTGGATCCAACGGGTAATGCGAACTCTTTTGGGGCACTGAAATAGTATACATACGCGTCCTTGCGAATCTACCGTAAACACAACACAACCCAAGATCCACAGTTTCATAGAAACAGAATTTgttcaaataaaatacaaCCTTATGGAAAtcagaaagaaacaaacgcTAAAATCTCCCGGAAGACTCTGGAGAATCACgaaaataagaagaaaCACGActttaaacaaaacacGCGTCAAAAACCGAAAAGAGAGCAAACCTAAAACTAATCAACCCATTATAAGTATAAAGAAATGTTTAGATAGATTTATTCCTTCCAATGCCAATTCAGAAGCATTTCGGATTCTTGATAATTCGCAGCatggaagaaaacataaacataagGAGGACGCCTTGCCAAAGATGTTAAACTTAAACCTCAGTGGAGTCTTAAACTATAAAACCTTAgacaaaagagaaaatcGCACTTCGAAACGGCTTACTGACTTTTCTGCGAGACAACTCCCAGGAACCCCTACTACGCAAGGTCACTTAGATCACTTTCAGGAACGACGGATTCGTTCGCTAATACACCCATATCAAGGTGCAATTCATGAATCTCCTATTCGTATCCTGGAGGCCCCAGGCTTGCTCGATGATTTTTACATTTCGCCATTGGCCTGGTCAAACCACGGTGAACTGGCCGTCGCATTGAGACAGCATGTGTACCTTTGGGATGAGTTGTACGGTACGACTATACTGGAAATGCGGCATACAGATTATGTAGTGAGCAGCCTAGCCTATTCCGAAGATGGAAATTATCTTGCAATTGCTCGTGTTAATGGATCTGTTGAAATCTGGGATCGACAATATTTAACTGAAACACATGAATACTGCTTTCAGCATGAAGGTGATATAAGTTGCATGGCTTGGAGCCCTACCAACTCAACTCTGTTGGTTGGTGGAAGCATGGGCAGCATATATGTATatcataaaacaaaaagtatgATGTGCCGGCTTTATACAATCAAGCACGTGCATCAAGAGCAAGTGTGCGGACTTGAGTGGAATTACGATGGGACACAGTTCGCCAGTGGGGGAAACGATAACTTAGTTTGCGTCTTTGACATGAACGCACTGGATGCGCCAAAATATTTCTGGAGCCATTCTGCAGCAGTTAAAGCGCTTGCCTTTTGTCCTTGGCAAAAATCTCTTTTGGCAATAGGGACTGGATCAAACGATCAgcatatttatttctatgATACCTTTCGAGGACATTTGATTTCCAGACTCTTTTGTGGAGCCCAAATCACGTCCATCATTTGGTCTCGAAGATACAAAGAACTTTGTTTCAGTCTTGGATACGCGTACGAAGGAAATATTGCATCGGTAATTGTTTGCAGATGGCCGCAGTTAACGCGGGTATTCCAGGTACCCTTTTGCTCTGCAGAGGAGTTCCATCAAGACCTTAGGACCATCATGGCCATTCACACACACCGTAAACGTTCTAAAAATGACTGGGAAGAAGGAGAGTTCATTGTTGTAGCTAACACTGATCAAACAGTGAAGTTTTATAAGATTTGGGGCCTAGAATCTCAAGCCGTCCACAATGATCAAGTATTATTTCAAGAAGGTATATTTGGGAGTCACATTTTAGAAATGCTAGAAGGTGTGCCGGAAAATAAACTGTTAAAAGGCCTtcgataaaaaaaaataaaaaaataaaaaaaaagtcgtTGAACCAGTCTACTCAAAAGTGCCTGGCTCCAACGCTGGAATTCTTGCAATATGTCccgctttctttctttctaaattttcaataatgTGTCTATATATAAGTCCTTTCGAGTTTATATCAAAGTGGAAGATGCAATTGTACTCATCCGAGTAAGATGCAATCCAGTGACATTTCATTGTATACCGAGTAGACTTTGGTGAAAGAGGTGTATGAACCTGGCTTTCTATGTCAATTGTCTTTTTAACGCCATCGCTGTATGCGGAAGCTAGAAGTATTCGGGCggttttgaaaacaagtCTGTAAATCACCAGAccttcaatttttggaaggTTCAAGTGATAGGGAAACAAATTTAATTCAATGTTTCGACTTAATACTTCATCCGGAAGAGCTTTTTGGGGCAAGAGGGGTACTCGATCTTGAAGGATCCTGATTGCTAAAAGAATGTTAATACAAACCTACATACTAGGCAACGCATACTTTTTCCAGTTTCCACATTATACAACCCTGAATGAGCGAATCGTTTGTTTGAAAACCCTTTCGATAGaactttcaaagaaatgaGCTGAGTTGGGTTTGTAAACGAGAACTGGATTGATTTACTACAAGAGAACAGCATTCTAGGGGACCAACAATTCATGgttgaagaaaaccaaTCAACAATTGCTAATTACCATCAAACAAGTTTAATTCTCGAATATGACCATTACTTGGCTAAAATACATTTGGGTGTTCCACATTGGAAAGAGCCTTCTTACGAGGAATTACGAAAGTTACCTACCGTGGAGTATGGAGACAATTATTAGaggaaaataaatgaataGAATGAAACAGAACGGTTGCCATTtgttactttttatttattttttaaattttaaagAGAGCTGTTGTATTTTGTGCAACAGCTTTACTCATACAGGTTTCTTACTGACGTCGTCGTTGAGCACATTCAATATACTATTGAATAACAAATAAGTCATTAGTTCAAAGGCGATAAATCCAGAGTgaatggaaagaaaattaattcATTAGCAAAGGAAGGAGACTTTAGTATTAGGTGTGAAAGGGTAATTAAAGGTTGCTCAAAGGTCTGCTTGGAATTGAAACAACGCGCCtgagaaaaggaaattcataaaaagtGGGATGCGACCAAATGCTAAGAATCCAGTTGGATAAAATGACGGGTAGCAAGCTTGCTTCGAGAGCGAATGCGATGTCCAAAAAAGTACAGGACATAAATCAAAGCAATTAAAggtaaagaaacgaaacCAATCACTGCAGTAGCCCAGTGAATATTCATTCGGCTGAACATGAGTGCGCTAAGGTGAACAAAGGCAGTACTGCCCAGGTTGGAGGGAAGCTCAAAAGCAGCAACAGCGGAAGCGGAAACGCTTGGATAAGAATCTGTGATGTATAAAAGCATTGCCTGCCAGATATGATAGTCGGCCATGTTAAAAATGGTAAGGGCAATTAAAGAGACGATATAATGAATGCTTGGTTTGGTACAGAATGCAAACATGAAAATACCGACGGGAAATCCCCATACCAAAGCTATTGTCATCTTAAATCTTGCTTCTGGTCTagatttcttgtttatgcGTTTATCACGGCGATAGAGCCAGCTCTGAAGGGGTTCGAGCCACAAGAGGATAATGCAAGCAGGTATTGCGGCCAAATAAGTGGAAGAAGCAGCCATGTCGGACATCTTGTAGATATCTACATAGACGGGCCAAATAGCttgcaaaaagaagtatAAAAGACCATTTACGAAACCGTTGTAGATCCCTAAGGATGTAACGATGGGCTCtgtgaaaaagattttcaGAGCCACTGATAAAATAAAGTATGTGTTTTTGATTAAGGTTTTGAAAGTTAGTCTGGGGAACATGGACACAggtttgttgttttgaCGAGCTTCGTGTCGTTCAACTACGATTACAGGAAGCGTTTCTGGAGAGAATGCTAAAACAAGTAGAAAAAATCCTCCTACAATAACATTAATCCAATAAAGCCATCGCCAACCCAGTTTTGGATTTTCGGAAACAGCAGTACCCATTGGAGAACCGATGCTTGAAACCGAGCACATGAAAATGAACATGTACATACCCCAATTGGAATGTTCGCTTCTCAATAGATCAGCGACACCACCGGCTACATTGGCTAATGTAGTGGATCCAACCGCACCGAGAATGAACATGGAAATGACAAGCTGAGGATAATTGATTGCCAATGCGCACGAAACGTTAAAACATATATAAACCAACAATGAGCcgatgtaaacaaattttcttcCCACCAAATCGGACAGTGGACCCAGCACAAGGGGGCCCAAAGCGACACCGAGCAAAAACATACTTTGACCCAGCAAAGATGTCTGTGAGGAAAGGTTCCATTCTTCGCTAACTTCGGATGAAACACCACTATAGAAATTTGGCGTCCAAAAGACATATGCCTGTAAAGAGGTCGTCAGAACGATCAACCATGCTTTCTTCCAAGTTGTCCAATTCTGAGGATGGGCTGGGTGATTGGTGGTGATCTCCTCTAGCCGTAGAGCATAGTCCGAACTTTCTTGATAATCATAGGAATCTATGTTATCCGACTTTGCGATGGAAGGCCGAATAACGGAGGGAATCGATACTGAATCTTCTGACTCACGAATAGAACCGTCCTAGCGAAATGGTTAGTATTCAATCTTAGCtgcagaaaaaaatataccaaaaaaatttacacaattaaaaatattctCAACATGAACACTACCAAGAAAATCTCTGTATATTTCTACTGATCcataccttttttaaaatatcaCTTGACCCTTCAGAAGACATGCTGCATCACGTAtcaattaatttttttccaaaattgttttctcCTCTATAAGTGTGCAAATTATGATTTATTTTGACAAACCCGATGTACTTCTGTTCATGTATCTATTGGAATCTgtattgtttacaaaaatgtaaacaaaccgGCAAGACGgttgagaaaaaaaagagcgACTTATTGACCGAATACCCACTCCTTATATAGTCCCATAGGATTAAGATAGCTATCgtcattcttttttcgatAAAAATGCTTAAACTTCTGATTGGATGAATTTCCATGCTCCCGATCTTCAAAACCGCCGAGTATCCGAGAGAAAGGACGATGGATTACAAATTCGGGCAGAGAGCTCAGCTGCCTGGACCTTTAATAATTTAATGAACTGAAGAAAGATTGAAAATTAACTATATATAAAtctaaaaagaactttttcGCCTGAATTTTCTAAAACAGTTGAATCCTTGTATACTTTACTATAAGCTCTGTAAGAAAAAACATCATATTAAAGTTTGTATGATATACAATCGTCAaaacactttttttttttttaataaaatatatgGCGACGTGCGCGGtcgttttggttttgttgCATGCTGCATGCAGATGAGATGGAAATAGGGtctttgcttgttttcCATCTAGACCAAATACATACTTCGATTTGACACAGACAAAGGTGGGTGAATGGTCGTCGTAGAAATGACCAACCAGGTTTCTTGAGACTGATTTGCTTGGGTATAAATGAATAGATAATTTTAGAAAGTTCGTATATGATTTCATGTTGCCgcattttttattgcttcTACTTGAgctttaaaaatgaaaagaaacatgaAACCTTTTGTGTAACGTCCCAAGGATAATAAATGATAGACAGAATGCAAATATACTTACTCctaaactttttattttttatttttttttaatcaCTCAtcaattcttccaattccGCAAGTTCTTCTTCCGTCAGCTGAGGCTGATTCGCCTCTGGTTTTTGGAAAGTGTCTTCCGAAGCCATATTTGTTTCGTTCGAAACCGAGGATAAATCCAAATTCCAAGATCGTAGTGTTCCATCCAATGATGCGGTAACCAAACATGATTTCCATTGAAGTAATTTGGTGACAGATTCATAATGGCCTGAATATACATGCGCCAAATTTCCAAGATTCACATTACATAATCGTACATTTTCATCTCGACAAGCCGTGCACACATTCCCGTCCGACAGCACAAGGACATCTGTACAGAAATCGGGATGTTCGAATCTGGTTTCTTCGTGCAATCCTTCATAAACGGACCATTGTCGGACAGTCTTATCTGCAGACGCAGTCCACAGAGATTCAGGATCCTCTGGTTCAAACATTAAGCTGTAAACATTCGATTGATGCCCCCAAAACCCTTCATCGTCAAGAGACTGACCCCCTTCTCGTCGTATTTCCCATCTGCGAATGCTACTTTCGCTTCCAC
The nucleotide sequence above comes from Schizosaccharomyces osmophilus chromosome 3, complete sequence. Encoded proteins:
- a CDS encoding ribose-phosphate pyrophosphokinase; this encodes MASNSIKIFAGNSHPELAEKVAKRIGLSLGKAAVVQYSNRETSVTIGESVRDEDVFILQTGCGSINDHLMELLIMINACRSASARRITAIIPCFPYARQDKKDKSRAPITARLVANMLQTAGCNHIITMDLHASQIQGFFNVPVDNLYAEPSVLRYIREKINTSVNPAVIVSPDAGGAKRATALADRLDLDFALIHKERQKANEVSRMVLVGDVRDKLAILVDDMADTCGTLGLAAKTLKDNGAKAVYAIVTHGILSGKAIRVINDSALEKVICTNTIPHDDKRRICDKIETIDISGVLAECIRRIHHGESVSVLFSVAPA
- the bet4 gene encoding Rab geranylgeranyltransferase alpha subunit Bet4, with protein sequence MHGILRVKLNEEQKRLKLEKEKTKIQEYKGLIEQFQRARQLKDYSSEKLKLTTELLDWNPETYSVWNYRREIYLSSVFPNISVNEKQDVLDKELQYVLSKMKMFPKVYWIFNHRRWCLENAPYPNWNYEMMITEKLLSADARNFHGWHYRRYVVTQIEKQGNYDLAGKELQYTSSAIATNFSNFSAWHNRTKLLEFIIKKETDPELRRQLAQKILQEELDTIHQAAFTDPDDSSIWIYHRWLMGHCNQVGAPPILSVLSTEERIQYIAQEIQLLEELHELEPENKWCCELLIEYGLLIRILSNQKTTKQEQTTWVSLIHTLQQVDPQRQGRYQYLLKKIETITNA
- the fzr3 gene encoding meiotic fizzy-related APC coactivator Fzr3 encodes the protein MEIRKKQTLKSPGRLWRITKIRRNTTLNKTRVKNRKESKPKTNQPIISIKKCLDRFIPSNANSEAFRILDNSQHGRKHKHKEDALPKMLNLNLSGVLNYKTLDKRENRTSKRLTDFSARQLPGTPTTQGHLDHFQERRIRSLIHPYQGAIHESPIRILEAPGLLDDFYISPLAWSNHGELAVALRQHVYLWDELYGTTILEMRHTDYVVSSLAYSEDGNYLAIARVNGSVEIWDRQYLTETHEYCFQHEGDISCMAWSPTNSTLLVGGSMGSIYVYHKTKSMMCRLYTIKHVHQEQVCGLEWNYDGTQFASGGNDNLVCVFDMNALDAPKYFWSHSAAVKALAFCPWQKSLLAIGTGSNDQHIYFYDTFRGHLISRLFCGAQITSIIWSRRYKELCFSLGYAYEGNIASVIVCRWPQLTRVFQVPFCSAEEFHQDLRTIMAIHTHRKRSKNDWEEGEFIVVANTDQTVKFYKIWGLESQAVHNDQVLFQEGIFGSHILEMLEGVPENKLLKGLR
- the mug163 gene encoding mitochondrial protein, C6orf136-like protein, whose translation is MNCWSPRMLFSCSKSIQFSFTNPTQLISLKVLSKGFSNKRFAHSGLYNVETGKTIRILQDRVPLLPQKALPDEVLSRNIELNLFPYHLNLPKIEGLVIYRLVFKTARILLASAYSDGVKKTIDIESQVHTPLSPKSTRYTMKCHWIASYSDEYNCIFHFDINSKGLIYRHIIENLERKKAGHIARIPALEPGTFE
- a CDS encoding pyridoxamine/pyridoxine/pyridoxal transmembrane transporter, which translates into the protein MSSEGSSDILKKDGSIRESEDSVSIPSVIRPSIAKSDNIDSYDYQESSDYALRLEEITTNHPAHPQNWTTWKKAWLIVLTTSLQAYVFWTPNFYSGVSSEVSEEWNLSSQTSLLGQSMFLLGVALGPLVLGPLSDLVGRKFVYIGSLLVYICFNVSCALAINYPQLVISMFILGAVGSTTLANVAGGVADLLRSEHSNWGMYMFIFMCSVSSIGSPMGTAVSENPKLGWRWLYWINVIVGGFFLLVLAFSPETLPVIVVERHEARQNNKPVSMFPRLTFKTLIKNTYFILSVALKIFFTEPIVTSLGIYNGFVNGLLYFFLQAIWPVYVDIYKMSDMAASSTYLAAIPACIILLWLEPLQSWLYRRDKRINKKSRPEARFKMTIALVWGFPVGIFMFAFCTKPSIHYIVSLIALTIFNMADYHIWQAMLLYITDSYPSVSASAVAAFELPSNLGSTAFVHLSALMFSRMNIHWATAVIGFVSLPLIALIYVLYFFGHRIRSRSKLATRHFIQLDS